The genome window AACAAAATAATCGCTTCAGGATCAAGGTTGGTGCCGAGATCAATAGCAATGAAAGCCGCGAGAAGAGTATTTGAAGAATAGTGGACTGAAAGGCTGCTTTAAAACTCTGAGCAACTTTGTAATTTCCAATGACCTCTAGTCTCAACACACTACTGAATTTCTGCAACGAATATTCATTCAGTCAGGCGAAACTCTTCGATTGTGAGTGAAAAGGAAAGATAAAGCCAACAGGATTGACCTTCGAGCGATCTCCAGATTCTCAGGAGATTTTAAGCCACGCAGGTTAATATCTATTCAAGATCCAAAAAACGGAGGTAGAAGATAATGAAGAGAGTATTATATGCAATAGCGATAGTTCTGATTTTCAGTTCAATGACACTGGCCAGCGGCTTAATGACCGAGGAAGATGGAATTGCTTTCATGAGAGAAGAAGAAAAGCTGGCTCATGACGTCTATACCGTTCTCTACGAAATGTGGGGACTAAATGTCTTCAGTAACATTGCTAGAAGCGAACAGACTCATACAGAAGCGGTTCTTTCTCTAATCGGCGATTTTGACATGGTAGATCCTGTAGGAGAAAATGAAGTTGGAGTCTTCACCGATTCGACGCTTCAGAAGCTTTATGATGAACTCATCGAGAGTGGAAGCAAGTCTCTTCTGGATGCGGTAAAAGTTGGTCTTCTGATAGAAGAGATAGATATTAAGGACCTGGAAGATTTGCTTGAGGGAGATATCGACTCGAGGACTGCAAGGGTATACGAAAATCTGCTTAGAGGCTCTGAGAACCACCTCAGGGCATTCCTCAGGCAGTATGAGAGACTTGCAGGAAGCTATTCTCCTGAAGTACTCGATGTTGAAAGGTTCAAAGAGATTGCATCTGGCAGATAGACTGGTCAGCGAATAGGATTCAAAAGGGCGGACGATCCGCCCTTTTCTTTTGGAATTAGGTATTCGGTGGTCTTTAGAGACAATTTTCCACCAAGATGGTTTCAAGTATTGGACGACTTTCTGCCCAATCATTGCTATGGACTCGTAATGACATATAATCTTATTATATGAACACGGAGGAGGGATACGGTGGTCAGGATAGTAACGGACAGCTCATGTGATCTGCCGGTTGAAACGTTGAAGAAGTATGGTATTCCCTTTGCCTCTCTCAACATTTCCGTTGATGATATGACTTTCAAGGAAGATATCGACATCACTCCAGAGGAGTTCTGGCGATTAATGGGCAAATCCCGGGAGCTTCCAAAGACATCTCAACCTTCGCCGGCCGATTTTGCTGAGATCTTTGAGGATATTCAGAAGAAGGGTGA of Mesotoga infera contains these proteins:
- a CDS encoding DUF2202 domain-containing protein, which translates into the protein MKRVLYAIAIVLIFSSMTLASGLMTEEDGIAFMREEEKLAHDVYTVLYEMWGLNVFSNIARSEQTHTEAVLSLIGDFDMVDPVGENEVGVFTDSTLQKLYDELIESGSKSLLDAVKVGLLIEEIDIKDLEDLLEGDIDSRTARVYENLLRGSENHLRAFLRQYERLAGSYSPEVLDVERFKEIASGR